In Lentibacillus amyloliquefaciens, one DNA window encodes the following:
- a CDS encoding polysaccharide deacetylase family protein: MRRYRSLVNVCVFILIVAISFDYSYDPFQPSDTTTFSNQVNEAAKNEDPLYKEIKRKSPGYEEAPQNAVIDKVWKKIPGRYGVEVNVDKSYEQMKKNEAFDETLLVYDQIPPEITMEDLPASPIYRGNPQKNEVAFLINVSWGTEYIPAILNRLKDHNVKATFFIEGKWAMENTNYVKMIHEQGHVIGNHAYDHPEMSRLSTNAISDQLSKTNEILEAITGETPKWFAPPSGDYNEEVVKIAAEQNMETILWSVDTIDWKNPSVSVMMNRVNQNIHPGATLLMHPTSSIKEGLDALIMEIKDKGYKIDTVNSLLSAER; the protein is encoded by the coding sequence ATGCGTCGCTATCGAAGTCTTGTAAATGTTTGTGTATTTATACTGATTGTTGCCATTTCCTTTGATTATTCATATGATCCGTTTCAGCCCAGTGATACTACCACCTTTTCCAATCAGGTAAACGAGGCGGCAAAGAATGAGGACCCTCTGTATAAGGAAATAAAAAGGAAAAGCCCTGGTTATGAAGAAGCGCCGCAGAATGCTGTTATCGATAAGGTATGGAAGAAAATACCCGGCCGTTATGGTGTGGAAGTGAATGTAGACAAATCTTATGAGCAAATGAAAAAGAATGAGGCATTTGATGAAACGCTGCTTGTTTATGATCAGATTCCGCCGGAAATTACAATGGAGGATTTACCTGCCTCACCCATTTACCGGGGAAATCCACAGAAGAATGAGGTTGCATTTTTAATCAACGTGTCATGGGGTACAGAGTATATCCCCGCCATCTTGAATCGCTTAAAAGATCACAATGTAAAAGCCACGTTTTTTATTGAAGGCAAATGGGCAATGGAAAATACAAATTATGTCAAAATGATTCATGAGCAGGGTCATGTGATTGGAAATCATGCTTATGACCATCCTGAAATGTCGCGTCTTTCAACCAATGCTATTAGCGATCAGCTCAGTAAAACGAATGAAATTTTGGAGGCCATTACAGGTGAAACACCCAAATGGTTTGCACCTCCAAGTGGCGATTATAATGAGGAGGTTGTCAAAATAGCAGCCGAACAAAACATGGAAACGATTCTCTGGAGCGTCGACACGATTGATTGGAAGAATCCATCTGTATCTGTTATGATGAATCGAGTGAATCAAAACATACACCCTGGCGCAACACTGTTGATGCATCCAACTTCTTCGATAAAAGAGGGACTCGATGCTCTAATCATGGAAATAAAAGATAAAGGCTATAAAATTGATACTGTTAATTCGCTGCTAAGTGCTGAAAGATAA
- a CDS encoding M16 family metallopeptidase, with protein sequence MVEKYTSDNGLRIVLENIPAVRSVTIGVWVKTGSRNETGEINGISHFIEHMLFKGTSTRSPQDIAEAFDAIGGQVNAFTSKEYTCFYAKVMDTHKEKALEILSDMFFNSTFDEEEMDREKKVVLEEIKMYEDTPDDIVHDILARASYGEHPLGYPILGTEKQLQSFTPESLKHYVSERYIPENVVVSVAGNVDNSFIKTVEHYFSDFESSAGRSEVEQPKFMAEQIERHKDTEQAHLCLGYNGLPLDDENIYSMTIVNNVLGGSMSSRLFQEVREKQGLAYAVFSYHASFLDNGLLTIYAGTGNDQLPLLRETVNQTIDDLVQNGLTDKELTNSKEQLKGNLMLSLESTSSRMSRNGRNELMLNKHRSLDDMITKIDAVDHDKIQQVIDSTFRHAPSSALIAPEAVAQV encoded by the coding sequence TTGGTAGAGAAGTATACAAGTGATAATGGACTTCGAATTGTTTTGGAAAATATACCTGCTGTCAGATCTGTAACAATCGGGGTCTGGGTGAAAACAGGTTCACGGAACGAAACAGGGGAAATCAACGGGATTTCCCATTTCATAGAGCATATGCTTTTTAAGGGAACCAGCACGAGAAGCCCTCAGGATATTGCTGAAGCGTTTGACGCGATTGGCGGTCAGGTCAATGCTTTTACCTCAAAAGAATATACGTGTTTCTATGCGAAGGTAATGGATACACATAAAGAGAAAGCTCTGGAGATTTTATCTGACATGTTCTTTAATTCGACTTTTGATGAAGAAGAAATGGATCGTGAGAAAAAAGTTGTTTTAGAAGAGATTAAAATGTATGAAGATACCCCGGATGATATCGTTCATGACATCTTGGCACGAGCCTCCTATGGTGAACACCCATTAGGCTATCCGATTCTGGGAACGGAAAAACAGCTCCAATCGTTCACCCCGGAAAGTTTAAAGCACTATGTAAGTGAGCGGTATATACCTGAAAATGTTGTGGTTTCAGTTGCCGGCAATGTCGATAACAGCTTTATTAAGACGGTGGAACATTACTTCAGTGATTTTGAATCAAGTGCCGGGAGAAGTGAAGTTGAACAGCCAAAATTTATGGCAGAGCAGATAGAGCGACATAAGGACACGGAACAGGCTCATTTATGCCTCGGATACAATGGTTTGCCATTGGATGATGAGAATATTTACAGCATGACAATTGTGAATAACGTGCTTGGCGGCAGTATGAGCTCACGGCTGTTTCAGGAAGTAAGGGAAAAACAAGGCTTGGCATATGCAGTATTTTCGTACCATGCCTCGTTTTTGGATAATGGTTTATTAACCATTTATGCCGGCACCGGAAATGATCAGTTGCCGCTTTTAAGAGAAACGGTTAATCAAACTATCGATGACTTGGTTCAGAACGGCTTAACTGATAAAGAATTAACAAACAGTAAAGAACAGCTGAAAGGCAATCTGATGCTGAGTTTGGAAAGTACCAGCAGCCGGATGAGCCGCAATGGCCGTAATGAATTAATGTTAAACAAACACCGGTCACTTGATGACATGATTACAAAAATTGATGCAGTCGATCACGATAAGATTCAACAAGTGATTGACTCCACCTTCAGGCATGCACCGTCAAGTGCTCTGATAGCACCGGAAGCCGTTGCGCAGGTATAA
- a CDS encoding YlmC/YmxH family sporulation protein, which produces MRYKDISSKEIVDINQGTRLGVLGQTDLEIDEKTGQIESFIIPNYKWFGLKKEGADAKIRWRSIRKIGEDMIMIESGE; this is translated from the coding sequence GTGCGGTACAAAGATATCAGTTCCAAGGAAATTGTTGATATTAACCAGGGAACTCGCCTCGGGGTGCTGGGGCAGACAGATCTTGAAATCGATGAAAAAACCGGGCAGATCGAATCGTTTATTATTCCGAACTATAAATGGTTTGGTCTGAAAAAAGAAGGTGCTGATGCTAAAATCAGGTGGCGTTCCATCCGGAAAATTGGTGAAGATATGATTATGATTGAATCAGGTGAATAG